In Streptomyces sp. NBC_00344, the genomic window AATTCCAGGTCCAGACCGAAGGTGTTGGACTCCTCGACGGTGATGACACCGTCCTTGCCGACCTTGTCCATCGCCTCGGCGATGAGCTCACCGACCTGCTTGTCCTGCGCGGAGAGCGCGGCCACGGCGGCGATGTCGGACTTGTCGTCGATGGGGCGGGCGGTCGCGAGGAGCTCGTCGGACACAGCCCTGACCGCGGCGTCGATGCCCTTCTTGAGGGAGGCGGGCGAGGCGCCGGCGGCGACGTTGCGCAGGCCCTCGCGGACGAGCGCCTGGGCCAGCACGGTGGCGGTGGTGGTGCCGTCACCAGCGATGTCGTTGGTCTTGGTGGCCACCTCCTTCACCAGCTGGGCGCCGAGGTTCTCGTACGGGTCGTCGAGCTCGACCTCGCGGGCGATCGTGACACCGTCGTTGGTGATGGTGGGAGCACCGAACTTCTTGTCGATGACGACGTTGCGGCCCTTGGGGCCGATCGTCACCTTGACCGTGTCGGCAAGCTTGTTGACGCCGCGCTCGAGGGCGCGACGGGCGTCCTCGTCGAACTTCAGGATCTTCGCCATGGAGCTGATTCAGTCCTCTCAAAAAGAGCTGCGCCCCCGGTGCCCGCCAACTCGGTGTGCGAACACAGCAGATGCGGGGCCAGGGGCGCAGATCAGGAAATACGCAGGTGAATTACTTCTCGATGATCGCGAGCACGTCGCGAGCCGAGAGAACGAGGTACTCCTCGCTGTTGTACTTCACCTCAGTGCCGCCGTACTTGCTGTACAGAACGACATCGCCGGTCTTGACGTCGAGCGGAAGACGCTCGCCGTTCTCGAAGCGGCCCGGGCCCACGGCCAGGACGACGCCCTCCTGGGGCTTCTCCTTGGCGGTGTCCGGAATGACCAGGCCGGAGGCCGTGGTCTGCTCGGCGTCGAGCGGCTGGACCACAATGCGGTCCTCGAGCGGCTTAATGGCAACCTTGGAGCTGGTTGTCGACACGATCCGGTCTCCCCCTTCGGAGATCTCACGGGGTGAACTGTTTGAGGTGGCGACCGGATGGATCCGTCGTCGCGGGTGCCGGACCGGCCCGTCGCCAGATTTGGCACTCTCCCGTGGGGAGTGCCAGAACTGAGACTAGGACGGCGATTAGCACTCGGTCAAGCGGAGTGCCAGTTCGATGGGCCGTGGCGTCCTCCGGCCGCCCGCGCTCCGTCCACCGCTGCGCCATGGAACCGCGAGGTTCTGCCCGGTCGGCATCGCACTCGGTTCGCTGTACCTGGCAAGGCCCACAATGGACCGGTGACCGACCTCGACACCTTCCGTGCACTGCTCACCGGCCAGGGCCGTGCCCTGCTCGACTCACTGAGAGACTTCGAGCCCTCCCGGGAACTGTCCATCGCGACGCATCTGCGCCGCGACCACTCCCCCGATCTCGTCTCGGCGGCACTCGGACAGGCACGGCTGAGGCAGCGGGCGGTGGCGAAGTTCGGCGCCGAGGACGCGTACCGGATGTTCTTCACACCGAACGGCGTCGAGCAGTCCACCCGGAAGTCGGTCGCCGAGTACCGGGCAGGACGCTTCCGGGACATCGGTGCCGCCTCGGTCGCCGACCTCTGCTGCGGAATCGGCGGCGACGCGCTCGCGCTGGCCCGGGCCGGTTTCGCCGTGCACGCCGTGGACAGTGACCCGATGACCTGCCTGGTCGCCAGGACCAACGCCGAGATGCTGGGGCAGCACCACCGGGCCACCTTCGCCTGCGAGGACGTCACCGCGTACGACTGGCGGGGATCCGGCAGCGAAGCCCTGTTCATCGACCCCGCACGGCGCGGCGGCCGGGGCCGCATCTTCGATCCCGAGGCCTACTCGCCGCCGCTGTCCTGGGCCGTCGACGCGGTACGCGAGGCGGGCAGCGGCGCCATCAAGATCGCTCCGGGCATCCCGCACGAGCTGGTTCCGGACGATTTCGAGGCCGAGTGGATCTCGGACACGGGAGACGTGAAGGAGGCCGTGCTCTGGCACCACGCCGGCGCCGGACACGTCATCGTCCCCGGCACGCGCCGAGCGACCCTGCTCCCCTCGGGAGCCACCCTGACCGGCCGCGGCCTGCCCGATCCCGCGCCGCGCCCGGTCGGCCGCTATCTGTACGAGCCCGACGGCGCCGTCATCCGCGCCCATCTGGTCGCCGAGGTCGCCGAAGACCTGGACGGCGGGCTGATCGACGAGACGATCGCCTACATCACGGCGGACGAACTGCGCCGGACCCCGTACGCGACCGCCTACGAGATCACCGATGAACTGCCCTTCGGCCTCAAGAAGCTGAAGGCGCTGCTCCGCGAGCGCGAGGTCGGCCGGCTCACCGTCAAGAAGCGCGGCTCGGCGGTGGAGCCGGAGGAGGTGCGCCGCAGGGTGAAGCCCGCGGGCCCCAACGAGGCGACCGTCTTCCTGACCCGGGTGGCGGGCGCACCGTCGATGCTGATCGGCCGGCCGGCGCCCGGCCCCGCGGGGGACGCCACGGTCACCCCAGGTCGGTGAGCTCCTCCGCGTACACCTGGGACAGCGGCTGCGGGCCCACGTACTGCTGGCAGTTGCAGACGCCTGGCTCGAAACTCACTGGCTTCTTGTTCTCGTCCCAGGCCGTCGGCACCTCGACGGTCTCATGGCATTTGCCCTGCCGGTCGTGTTTGGCCAGATGGTGCGTACAGCCGCAGACCGGCTCGGGCGGCTTGTGCGCCGCCTCGACCTCCCGGCGTTCCCGCTCCGCGGTCTGCAGCCGTTCCATCCTGCGCTCATGGCGCGTGCGCAGCGCGGTACGGCCGGTGTCGGCGATCCAGCCGAAGCCGCCGACCATGAAAAAGATGAACACCCACCAGAACCAGTCCACTTGCCGCCCCTTCCCCCTGGACACGCATGATCCTCCCCTCAGATTACGCGCAACGGCGCGGAAATCCGCCGGCCCGGTCGGTCAGCCGGCCGGGTGGCGGGGCAGCAGCTCATCGGCGAGGCGTACGACCCGGTCGGCGAGGGGGCGCTGCTCGGGTTCCAGCCCCGCAGCCGCGCGGGCGAGGCGCGCGACGTCCTCCGGCCATCGCCCGCTGACGGCGCCGGGGGCGCCGACCCGCCGGAGCCCGCGCTCCAGCAGCCCTCGCGCGGTGTCCGGCTGGTGGCGCAGCACCGCCTTGACGGCGGCAACCGCATTGGCGAGCGCGCTCGCGGCCGGCGACCAGTCGTCGCCGCGTGCCTGCGGGTTTCCTCGGTCGTGATCCGGGTCCCCGGCGGCCGACTCCGCCGAGATCTCCAGGTCCAGCCGCCAGAAGAGCGGCAGATCCCGGAAGGCGACGAAGAGCAGCCGTCGTCCGCGGGAGCGCTGGAGGTCCGGGTCGCTGCGCAGCGAAGCCACTTCCCGCACCCGCGCCAGACACGCCCCGGCACCCGCCGCACAGGCGTCGAATTCCGCGTCGGGGACCGTCCAGGCGAGGTCGATGTCGCTGTAGGCATCGGCCGTCCCCCGGGCGAGCGAGCCCCGCAGCCCGGCCCGTGAGCCGGGGCACTGCGCGGTGAGCGCGTCGATCAGCCGCTGCGCCAGGGCGTTCCGGATCGCCGGGGCCAGGTCCATGGCTGATGACATGGCCGCATCCTAGGCCGCGTCTGTGACGTCCCGCCCGCCCCGCGGGTGGACGCCGCTGCCACCCGGGGTTCAGCGGGACACGGCGGCCGTCACGGGAGCCGGCTCAGCGGGGGCGGTGGCCCGCCTGCGCCGCCCCCGCAGCAGGGCCACCGCCAGGCTCGCCGCCACGAGCAGCGCGGCCGCGGTCCACAGGGCCGCCGACTGCCCGTCGGCCAGAGCCGCGCGGCCCCCGTGCGGCGCGCGGGACGAGACGTGCACCGCGACCGTGGCGAGGACCGAGAGACCGAGCGAACCACCGATCTGACGGGAGCTGTTGAGCACGCCCGCCGCCATGCCCACCTCGGACGGGATCACACCGGCGGTGGCCTCCGCGCCCAGCGGGACGAAGCAGACGCCGACACCGACGCTCAGGACGAGCGAAGGGCCGAGTACCGAGACGGCGAAGGTGGATCCGACGGCGACCGTCAGCGCGAACCAGGCGAGACCCGCCGCGCCGAGCAGCCCACCGGTGACCAGGACCGTGCCGGGGCCGAACCGCGCCACCGCCCTGGGCGCCAGCAGAGATCCGGCCACGACACCCGCGCAGAAGGGCAGGAAGGCGATCCCGGTGGCGGTCGGCCCGTAGCCCAGCACCTGCTGCATGTAGAGAGAGGTGAAGTAGAAGGCCGCGAACTGCCCGGAGGACATCAGCAGCGTGAAGAGATTCGCGGAGAGCACCGACGGGTTCGTGAGCAGGCCCAGCCGCAGCAGGGGGCCGCGCACCCGGAGTTCGACCACCGCGAAGGCGGTCAGCAGGGCCACGGAGACGGCAAGGGCGAGGAGCGTGGTGCGGGAGGTCCAGCCGTAGGTCCCGGTGCGGACGAGACCGAGCACGAGCGCGGACGTACCGCCCGTGACCAGCACCGCCCCCGCCACGTCCAGGCGCGGCGCCCGGCCCGTACGGCGTTCGGCGGGTACCGCCCGCCGGGCGGCCAGCAGGGCCGGGACCACCACCGGGACGTTGATCAGCATCACCGAGCGCCACCCGGCGCAACTGGTGAGCAGCCCGCCCACGAGCATCCCGGCGGCACCGCCCGCCGCTCCGGACATCCCCCACAGGCCGAGCGCGCGGGCCCGGGGCGCCCCCGGCGGGTAGGTGACGGTGAGCAGGGTGAAGGCGACCGGAGCGAGGGCCGCGGCTCCCGCGCCCTGCAGGGCGCGCGCCGCGATCAGCCAGCCGGGCCCCGCGGCCAGACCCCCGGCCAGGCTCGCCGCGCCGAACAGCGCGAAGCCGGCGAGCAGGGTGCGCCGTCCGCCGATCACGTCGGCGAGCCGTCCGCCGAGCATCAGCAGCCCGCCGAAGGCGAGCGCATAGGCGTTGATCACCCAGGGCAGCGCGTCCGGCGCCAGCCCGATGTCCCTTCCGATGTCCGGCAGCGCGACGTTCACCACCGACATGTCGAGCGACACCACGAACTGCACGGTGAGCAGCACCGGCAGCAGCCAACGGCCTTTCTGTGCAGATGAGTTCGTCATGGTTCGCAGGTTACTATACGCGTATAGAAATTAGCCACGGGGAGGCGATGGAGAATGGCCGGGTGGCAGCAGCAGAGAACGCAGCAGGCAAGCGGTCCGTCGGACGGCCCCGCCGCGTCGAGCCGGAGAAGATCGTCGCGACCGCGCGCCGCGTCATCGAGGACGAGGGCATCGGCGCCCTGTCCATGCGCCGCGTCGCCAGAGAGATCGGCGTCACACCGATGGCGCTCTACCACCACGTGCGCGACAAGGACGAGCTGCTGATGCTCACCCTGTCCGGCATCGCGGAGGGCTTCCCGCGACCCGGACTGCCGGAGGAACCGCGGGCGAGGATCCTTGCCGTCGCCGTCCATATGCACAGCACCCTGGACAAGATCCCCTGGGTGGTGGAGATCCTCGCGCTCGGCGACCTCACCGACAAGGCGGCCCTGTGGATGGTCGACGAGATCATCGGCGCGGCAATGGCCTGCGGGCTCAGTGAGACCGGAGCCGTTCGCGCGTACCGGACCATCTGGCACTACATCTACGGCGATCTCGTCTTCCGCAGCGCCCAGGCGAAGCGGAACACCGAACAGCCGGACCGCAGGCGGCACTTCCCGGAACTTCTGACGGACGACGACGCCGTCGCCCTGCCGCAC contains:
- a CDS encoding TetR/AcrR family transcriptional regulator, which gives rise to MAAAENAAGKRSVGRPRRVEPEKIVATARRVIEDEGIGALSMRRVAREIGVTPMALYHHVRDKDELLMLTLSGIAEGFPRPGLPEEPRARILAVAVHMHSTLDKIPWVVEILALGDLTDKAALWMVDEIIGAAMACGLSETGAVRAYRTIWHYIYGDLVFRSAQAKRNTEQPDRRRHFPELLTDDDAVALPHLTAVAGRWIEMTESYDITEQLDAVIEGLLTRRA
- a CDS encoding MFS transporter — its product is MTNSSAQKGRWLLPVLLTVQFVVSLDMSVVNVALPDIGRDIGLAPDALPWVINAYALAFGGLLMLGGRLADVIGGRRTLLAGFALFGAASLAGGLAAGPGWLIAARALQGAGAAALAPVAFTLLTVTYPPGAPRARALGLWGMSGAAGGAAGMLVGGLLTSCAGWRSVMLINVPVVVPALLAARRAVPAERRTGRAPRLDVAGAVLVTGGTSALVLGLVRTGTYGWTSRTTLLALAVSVALLTAFAVVELRVRGPLLRLGLLTNPSVLSANLFTLLMSSGQFAAFYFTSLYMQQVLGYGPTATGIAFLPFCAGVVAGSLLAPRAVARFGPGTVLVTGGLLGAAGLAWFALTVAVGSTFAVSVLGPSLVLSVGVGVCFVPLGAEATAGVIPSEVGMAAGVLNSSRQIGGSLGLSVLATVAVHVSSRAPHGGRAALADGQSAALWTAAALLVAASLAVALLRGRRRRATAPAEPAPVTAAVSR
- a CDS encoding THUMP-like domain-containing protein encodes the protein MTDLDTFRALLTGQGRALLDSLRDFEPSRELSIATHLRRDHSPDLVSAALGQARLRQRAVAKFGAEDAYRMFFTPNGVEQSTRKSVAEYRAGRFRDIGAASVADLCCGIGGDALALARAGFAVHAVDSDPMTCLVARTNAEMLGQHHRATFACEDVTAYDWRGSGSEALFIDPARRGGRGRIFDPEAYSPPLSWAVDAVREAGSGAIKIAPGIPHELVPDDFEAEWISDTGDVKEAVLWHHAGAGHVIVPGTRRATLLPSGATLTGRGLPDPAPRPVGRYLYEPDGAVIRAHLVAEVAEDLDGGLIDETIAYITADELRRTPYATAYEITDELPFGLKKLKALLREREVGRLTVKKRGSAVEPEEVRRRVKPAGPNEATVFLTRVAGAPSMLIGRPAPGPAGDATVTPGR
- a CDS encoding nucleotidyltransferase domain-containing protein, with amino-acid sequence MSSAMDLAPAIRNALAQRLIDALTAQCPGSRAGLRGSLARGTADAYSDIDLAWTVPDAEFDACAAGAGACLARVREVASLRSDPDLQRSRGRRLLFVAFRDLPLFWRLDLEISAESAAGDPDHDRGNPQARGDDWSPAASALANAVAAVKAVLRHQPDTARGLLERGLRRVGAPGAVSGRWPEDVARLARAAAGLEPEQRPLADRVVRLADELLPRHPAG
- the groES gene encoding co-chaperone GroES; translated protein: MSTTSSKVAIKPLEDRIVVQPLDAEQTTASGLVIPDTAKEKPQEGVVLAVGPGRFENGERLPLDVKTGDVVLYSKYGGTEVKYNSEEYLVLSARDVLAIIEK